Proteins found in one Anaerolineales bacterium genomic segment:
- a CDS encoding ABC transporter ATP-binding protein: MSTSPSLIELRNLVKKFGEKAAVDDVTLDIYGGEIFGFLGPNGAGKTTTIKAIVGLLRPTSGTVRVGGYDVQREPIPAKAASGYVPDEPHLYPKLTARELLRFVGDLYGVDAGQVDRRSDELLRLFDLTDAANDTLDSYSHGMRQKASLAAALVHDPKVLVLDEPTVGLDPKSARLIKDILRQLADRGAAVFLSTHILEIAERMCDRIGIINQGRLIAAGTMDELRSVGTGESRLEDIFLTLTGGAEYAEIADVLK; the protein is encoded by the coding sequence ATGTCCACTTCACCCTCCCTGATCGAACTCCGCAACCTGGTCAAGAAGTTCGGTGAGAAAGCCGCCGTCGACGATGTCACGCTCGACATTTACGGCGGCGAGATCTTCGGCTTCCTTGGCCCCAACGGTGCCGGCAAGACGACGACCATCAAGGCCATCGTCGGCCTGCTGCGCCCAACCTCCGGGACGGTGCGCGTCGGCGGCTACGATGTCCAGCGCGAGCCGATCCCCGCCAAGGCCGCCAGCGGCTACGTCCCCGACGAGCCCCACCTGTATCCCAAGCTGACCGCGCGTGAGCTGCTGCGTTTCGTCGGCGATCTGTACGGCGTCGACGCCGGCCAGGTCGACCGCCGCTCCGACGAGCTGCTGCGCCTGTTCGACCTGACCGACGCCGCCAACGACACCCTCGACTCTTACTCGCACGGCATGCGCCAGAAAGCGTCGCTGGCGGCGGCGCTGGTGCACGACCCGAAGGTCCTGGTGCTCGACGAGCCGACCGTCGGCCTCGACCCCAAGTCGGCGCGCCTGATCAAGGACATTCTGCGCCAGCTGGCGGACCGCGGGGCGGCGGTGTTTCTGTCGACGCACATCCTCGAGATCGCCGAGCGCATGTGTGACCGCATCGGCATCATCAACCAGGGTCGCTTGATCGCCGCCGGCACCATGGACGAGCTGCGCAGTGTCGGCACAGGCGAGAGCCGCCTGGAGGACATCTTCCTCACCCTGACCGGCGGCGCCGAGTATGCCGAGATCGCTGACGTGCTCAAGTAG
- a CDS encoding aldo/keto reductase → MKLRTFGRVGWQVSEMGYGMWGLAGGDWTGSDDAESMRSLERAVELGCTFFDTARAYGDGHSERLLGRLVRAHPGRRLVVATKIPPKNQKWPSRPDYALEQVFPPDHIRSYTETSLHNLGLESIDLIQFHVWEDGWAEDDHWQREIEDLKRRGLVQAVGLSLNRWEPENGIRTLRTGLVDAVQVIYNIFDQAPEDALFPVCRQLDVAVIARVPFDEGTLTGTLTAEARWPQGDWRNIYFAPGNLEASVERAEALRPVIPPGMTMPEMALRFILSNPDVSTVIPGMRKTPHVETNLAASDAGGLEAGLIEQLRLHRWDRKPAPWSD, encoded by the coding sequence ATGAAACTGCGGACCTTCGGTCGAGTCGGTTGGCAGGTGAGTGAGATGGGTTACGGCATGTGGGGCCTGGCGGGGGGGGACTGGACCGGCTCCGACGACGCCGAGTCGATGCGCTCGCTCGAGCGGGCTGTGGAGCTCGGCTGCACCTTCTTTGATACAGCCCGGGCCTACGGCGACGGTCACTCGGAGCGGCTGCTCGGCCGTCTTGTGCGGGCCCATCCCGGCCGCCGGCTGGTCGTCGCAACCAAGATCCCGCCCAAGAATCAGAAGTGGCCCTCCCGGCCGGACTATGCCCTGGAGCAGGTCTTCCCGCCGGATCACATTCGCAGCTACACCGAGACCAGCCTGCACAACCTCGGGCTGGAGTCCATCGACCTGATCCAGTTCCATGTCTGGGAGGATGGATGGGCCGAGGATGACCACTGGCAGCGGGAAATTGAGGACTTGAAGCGGCGGGGACTAGTCCAGGCGGTCGGCCTCAGCCTGAACCGCTGGGAGCCGGAGAACGGCATTCGCACCCTGCGCACCGGGCTGGTCGACGCCGTGCAAGTGATCTACAACATCTTCGACCAGGCGCCGGAAGATGCCTTATTCCCGGTCTGCCGCCAGCTCGACGTCGCCGTGATCGCCCGCGTCCCCTTCGATGAGGGCACGCTCACCGGCACGCTGACGGCGGAGGCGCGCTGGCCGCAGGGCGACTGGCGCAACATCTACTTCGCGCCGGGCAACCTAGAGGCGTCGGTCGAGCGCGCCGAGGCGCTGCGGCCGGTGATCCCGCCTGGGATGACGATGCCCGAGATGGCGCTGCGATTCATCTTGTCCAACCCGGATGTCAGCACGGTCATCCCGGGTATGCGCAAAACGCCTCACGTGGAAACAAACCTGGCGGCGAGCGATGCGGGCGGGCTGGAGGCCGGGCTGATCGAGCAGTTGCGGTTGCACCGCTGGGACCGCAAGCCCGCCCCCTGGTCGGATTGA